In the genome of Corynebacterium glucuronolyticum DSM 44120, the window AGACCCGCGACCGCATCCCCGGCCTCTACACCACCGGCTGGATCAAGCGCGGCCCCGTCGGCCTCATCGGCAACACCAAGTCCGACGCCAAGGAGACGACGGATATGCTCCTGTCCGACTACCGCACCGGGAAGCTCCCCGCGCCCGCCAAGCCCGAGCGCGACGAGGTTCTTCAGCTTCTCGACGACCGGGGCATCGCCTACACCACATGGAAGGGCTGGTACAACCTCGACGCCCACGAGCGCGCCCTCGGCGAGGCCGAAGGCCGCGAGCGCAAGAAGGTTGTCGAGTGGGACGACATGGTCAAGTACACCCACTCCGAGCGCGACAACTAACTAACGCTCACTCACCCCGCCGGCTGGCGGGGTTTTCTTTTTACCAGCGTTTTTGCTCTTCCAATTGAAGGGTGAGACCGTTTTCGGTATTTTTTGTGGACATGACGACACTCTACAAAAGCGCGCACCTCCAGGATCTCAGTCCGCATGAGGTGCATGAGCTGTATAAGCTCCGCACGGAGGTGTTCACTGCGGAGCAGGGCGCCAGCTGGGCGGAGGCCGACGAGATCGACTCTCGCGAGACCACGTGGCACGTCCGCGCCTACGACGAGGCGGGCCATCTGAAGGCCTACACGCGTCTCTTTTTGACCCCCAGCATCGACGACACGACCAAGGGTGAGATTGAAGTAAGGATCGGGAGGGTGGCCGTCGACAAGCAATATCGGGGCGAGGGGCTCGGGCGCACAATCATCGAGTACTCGCTCGAGATGTGCAAGAAAGAATTCCACGACATCGACATCGCACTGGAAGCACAGACCCACGCCATCGACTTCTACAAAAAGCACGGCTTCCACACCGTCGGAGAGGTGTTTGACCTCGGCGGCATCGACCACATCAAGATGGTCTGCCCCGCCAACGACCTGAAATAACAGACCCGATTTGGCAATAGGGGAGGTGAAGAGTTATCCTCCCCGCTCATGACTACATACTTTGCTGTGTCCCACCTCGGACACCTGAGCGCACGTGAGGTCCACGACCTGTACAAGCTGCGCACCGACATCTTCGTCGTTGAGCAAAAGTGCCCCTACGAAGAACTCGAAGACCGCGACGCCGACCCGGCGACGCTCCACATCCGCGCGCTGGAAAACCAACAGCTCGTTGGCTGCGCCCGCGTCTACCGCGACGGCGACTCCGTCCACCTCGGACGCATCGCCGTGCGGAAGGACCACCGTGGCACGGGGCTCGGCGCAACCATCGTCCGCGAATCCCTCGCCATGATCGACGGCCAGTTCCCCGGCCCGCCCGTGCGCCTCGACGCACAGGTCGTCTCCCAGGGCTTCTACGAGAAGCTCGGCTTTACCGTCAGCGGTGAGGAATACGACTGGGACGGCGTCACGCACGTCCCCATGACGCTCAGCGCGTAACCTCCATCGCCAGGTTCTCCACCTCGGCGATCCGGGCGGCGGCCTCCTCCACCGAGGGGGCCGTCGCCACGATAATGTTCCCGATCTCACAGGCCCGCACGTCCACCTCATCGAGGGCGAGGGCCTTTTTCACATCCACGGTCCGCTCCGTAATCATCGCCGCACCAGGAGACGTCAGCGTGACATCGACGGGCAACCCCAGCTTCGCGCGGGCGTGCAACTCATACTGCGAATAGCGCTGCGTGTACAGCGTCACCAGCCCGATACGGCGGGGGCCGTACACCACGTCCTCAAAATAGCAGCAGTCCCCCGCCACCCACATGGTCACCGAATACAGGCCGCGCCCGTCGTTCATCGACTGCACAATCCGCACCGCAATGGAATGCGCCGCGTCCCGCGCCGCAGACGAAATCGGCATTGGCTGCACCGCCTGCGACACATCGTGGCCAATCGGCTCCGAGAACCAGGAGGCCTCCTCCCCCGTCGAGGGATCCACGCTGCGCACCACCTGAATGGTGACGAGCTCGACGCCCTCAATGACCTCCTCCACGAGAGTGTCCTGGCCATTCCAGTGACGCTGGGCATCCTCCACGGACTGCACCTCAATATAGGAATAGGGGCCGACGGCCGGCACCAGCCGGGCGGGCACGCCCACCGACTCCACCGCAGCCTGCACCTGATCCAGCGACGTCGCCGTCCGGGTTTTTACCACCGGGCTGCCCAAAGACTCCCCGGCAAGCCAGCGACTATCTGCGCGATTGAAGGAAATCGGCCGCAAATCCCGTGGCGTCAGCTCAGCGGCGACGTCCCCCAGGTGGGACAGCGCCTCGGCCGCCTCGTGATCATGCATGGCGGTAACCGCCTCCGAGGAGCCCACAGGCGCGTCCGGAAGCTCAGGCCCTTCGTCGGTGATGTAGCGCCCGCGCCCGTACGCCCCCGCGTATCTGGGCGATGCCGAATCATTTTCTGGCGACGTCTCATTCATGCCCCCAGTATCCCACGCGGAGGCAACGAGGCCAAAGGGAGACGCACAATGCACTCCCGTGACTAGAGGGCAATTCTCCGCGACCAATAGGGAAATACGCAGCACAATCACTACTTCACTGTTGCCAAACGGGCACGGAAGCTCCAGAAGTCTTGTGGCAATCCTTGGCAACGATGTATATTATGCAACTCCATCCTAAAAAATGCGGAGAAATAATACCGACCACGTGTTTTACACGCATGAAAATGTCTATCTCGCCCCAAACAAGGAGCAACATCGTGCAACCACCCGCTAACCCCGCAACCACCCCCACATTCACAAAAAGTGAACATACCCCCAAGTGTGATGTTGGTCTACTTTTACTCGAAAACTAAAGCATTTGTGATTACCACAGGCCACCGCGCGTGCCCGCGCTAAAAATAGGGGACAATCCGCCGAAAAGTCTTATCACTTTCGGGGGTAGTAAAGAAAAAGTGTGACTTAAAACTTTTGGCAATTCGCATAAAGTCGTCGTTTTCCCCGGTAGCGTAAAGGTATTCCTAAAAAAGATAATGCTGATTTAAAAACCACGACACGACAACTCTTGAGGCGGTTAAAACCATGACTAACACACAAGCTGCCACACGGGAGACGTACCAAGGTACTGACAAGGCTCTCGTCGGCATCGTCCTGGGAGTGATGACATTCTGGCTGTTCGCCCAGTCCACCCTCAACGTCGGCCCGCTCATGGCCAAAGACGTGGGAATCCCCATGCACATCATGAACGTGGCGATCTCCGCATCCGGACTCTTCTCCGGCATGTGCATCGTCGTCGCCGGTGGTTTCGCCGACCGGTGGGGCCGCAAGCGCGTTGCCATGATCGGTAACCTGATCAACATCGTCGGCTCCCTGCTCGTCGCCACCGCCTTCGGGCCGTTCGGCACGACAATGATGATCGGCGGCCGCATCTTCCAGGGCATTGCCGCAGCATCCATCATGCCCTCCACCATGGCCCTCGTCCAGACGTACTGGCGCGGCCGCGACAGGCAGCGCGCCCTGTCCATGTGGTCCATCGGCTCCTGGGGCGGCGGCGGCATCTGCGCCGTCTTCGGTGGAGTACTCGCATCCTCCGCACTCGGCTGGCGCTCTATCTTCTTCCTCTGCGCCGCCGTCTCCGTCGCATCCATCCTCCTCATGCGCGAAATGCCCGAAGCCAAGGCCAACGTCAAGACCTCCGGCTTCGATCTCAACGGCATCCTCAGCCTGATGATCACGATCGTCGCCCTCCAGCTCATCATCACGCAGGGCGCCTCCTTCGGCTGGCTGTCCCCGACCGTCATCGGCCTGTTCGTCACCTTCATCGCCGCCTTCTGGTTCTTCGTCCGGATGGAGACCTCCAACGACAGCGCCTTCGTGGACTTCCGCCTGTTTCGCAACAAGACGTTCTCCGCCACCTGCGTGGTCAACGCCATCATGAACGCCACCAGCGGCATCCTCGCCGCGTTCCTCTGGGTCATGCAGGACGGTGCGAGCTACTCCGCCGGCCAAGCCGGCCTCATCACCCTCGGGTACGCCATCTTCGTTGTCGCGTTCATCCGCGTCGGTGAAAAGATGATGCAGCGCTACAACGTCCGCACCCCGATGCTCCTCGGCTGCTCCATCGTCTTCGTGTCCATCATCATGCTCATGTTCACCAACGTCATGACCGGCACCTACGTCATCATCGCAGCGGTCGCCTTCAGCCTCTACGGCCTCGGCCTCGGCCTCTTCGCCACTCCGGTCACCGACGCCGCCCTTTGCGGCCTGCCGGAAGACCAGTACGGTTCCGGTGCCGGCATCTTCAAGATGGCTTCTTCCCTCGGCGCGGGCCTCGGCGCAGCCATCGCCGCCGCCACCTACACCGCGCTGCGGGACACCGGCTCCGCCCTGCCGACGTACATCCTCGACTTCGTCGGCCGCCAGGACAACATCACGATCCGCGAGGCAGGCTTCATGGCCCTCGGCACGAACGCCGTCATGTGCGCCATCGCCATCACCCTCATCCTCGTGTTCATCCCGAAGGTCACCCAGACCTCCGAAACCCTTGATAACACCGAGGATCTCGACGCCCACCGTCCCTGCAAGGACTGCCCCGAGGGAGTCGCGGTTTTTGCCGATGACGAGCTCGCAGCTTAGCTCGCAGCTTAGCTCGCAGCTTAGCTCGCAGCTTAGCTCGCAGCTTAGCTCGCAGCTTAGCTCGCAGCTTAGCTCGCAGCTTAGCTCGCAGCTTAGCTCGCAGCTTAGCTCGCTTCGCTCGCTAAGCTGTTAAGGAAACCTACGCGAAGGCCCCGCACCCCGGTGCGGGGCCTTTTTCCTGCGGTTTTGGCACTTGTCATGCAAGGTTGAGCGACCTGTTTTATAGTGTCAGGCGTGAGCATAGCGGGGGATTATATCCGGGTACTAGCACAGGCGATAGATGTCGCTGAGGAACTCTACGGGGTGTCCAAGGCCGCGCTTGTGTGTCGCGGAATCGACACTGTCAACGCCTCGCACATCACGAAGATCGCCAACATTTACTTCGGGCATTGTGGGGC includes:
- a CDS encoding GNAT family N-acetyltransferase, giving the protein MTTLYKSAHLQDLSPHEVHELYKLRTEVFTAEQGASWAEADEIDSRETTWHVRAYDEAGHLKAYTRLFLTPSIDDTTKGEIEVRIGRVAVDKQYRGEGLGRTIIEYSLEMCKKEFHDIDIALEAQTHAIDFYKKHGFHTVGEVFDLGGIDHIKMVCPANDLK
- a CDS encoding GNAT family N-acetyltransferase, which codes for MTTYFAVSHLGHLSAREVHDLYKLRTDIFVVEQKCPYEELEDRDADPATLHIRALENQQLVGCARVYRDGDSVHLGRIAVRKDHRGTGLGATIVRESLAMIDGQFPGPPVRLDAQVVSQGFYEKLGFTVSGEEYDWDGVTHVPMTLSA
- a CDS encoding ATP-grasp domain-containing protein, with protein sequence MNETSPENDSASPRYAGAYGRGRYITDEGPELPDAPVGSSEAVTAMHDHEAAEALSHLGDVAAELTPRDLRPISFNRADSRWLAGESLGSPVVKTRTATSLDQVQAAVESVGVPARLVPAVGPYSYIEVQSVEDAQRHWNGQDTLVEEVIEGVELVTIQVVRSVDPSTGEEASWFSEPIGHDVSQAVQPMPISSAARDAAHSIAVRIVQSMNDGRGLYSVTMWVAGDCCYFEDVVYGPRRIGLVTLYTQRYSQYELHARAKLGLPVDVTLTSPGAAMITERTVDVKKALALDEVDVRACEIGNIIVATAPSVEEAAARIAEVENLAMEVTR
- a CDS encoding MFS transporter, with the translated sequence MTNTQAATRETYQGTDKALVGIVLGVMTFWLFAQSTLNVGPLMAKDVGIPMHIMNVAISASGLFSGMCIVVAGGFADRWGRKRVAMIGNLINIVGSLLVATAFGPFGTTMMIGGRIFQGIAAASIMPSTMALVQTYWRGRDRQRALSMWSIGSWGGGGICAVFGGVLASSALGWRSIFFLCAAVSVASILLMREMPEAKANVKTSGFDLNGILSLMITIVALQLIITQGASFGWLSPTVIGLFVTFIAAFWFFVRMETSNDSAFVDFRLFRNKTFSATCVVNAIMNATSGILAAFLWVMQDGASYSAGQAGLITLGYAIFVVAFIRVGEKMMQRYNVRTPMLLGCSIVFVSIIMLMFTNVMTGTYVIIAAVAFSLYGLGLGLFATPVTDAALCGLPEDQYGSGAGIFKMASSLGAGLGAAIAAATYTALRDTGSALPTYILDFVGRQDNITIREAGFMALGTNAVMCAIAITLILVFIPKVTQTSETLDNTEDLDAHRPCKDCPEGVAVFADDELAA